A region from the Engraulis encrasicolus isolate BLACKSEA-1 chromosome 18, IST_EnEncr_1.0, whole genome shotgun sequence genome encodes:
- the LOC134468216 gene encoding adhesion G-protein coupled receptor F3-like, with protein MSGAIWSGQVCKDYPECCNKNICASNISHYSPLCVMPVNGTFAVMAELKVGYESANITDPEYLADMYLYHNEQVGKMAQAETLADCTGQTSGMLCRCHLDLMWSNDVCQDHPDCCNQPDCLAPNVADKVPLCVPETPAELRGSIRLSSPWTLAELENRVQGVFQKMSGYNKSVVKLSNDKMTAAFNVTLVAPFTVTQLAVPIEELKANLTSTITVEVKARATMTIVRNQSEETAKSREKRSLEETWESHTLSCDIEDSLDRCDWSVQSHGDDEDFVVANGQQANLQCKQNGYQSTTATLVLTNPDDIWSGRYTCAFRDGSISYTATGVLDLPPTPHINLESDPDNVDCSSSTNKQIISINCSVTPHSDLYEFHFEDPENVLDDKNNVPVSNDSYAILKGYVLCKNAGDEFHTTCKVTYNNTSEYTKELTVPIITSKDSFCGADGEWPKTEVGLNATRGCEPGRVGQKNRTCAGKDKWGPVRNYCTREDIATLQNEAENLAKGFGVTPERVSDIFNDMKNVTNTNCSATLGDVIDLINTLDLMEDVSTNFTINDNSDIQNYVDSSSNILSLHWSDTAEINQTLSAKFLKAVEGLTQNIDVNQSTTMFKATNLILQEGCEHEATCSRNLLGMKLQTSSSLLRALAVERLTAWLPTEPNSVSSSNAMVVVLGNCTTKMEATVTIDFPLTQKRKHNHKVICVQWLRDVGKWEPKGCEWTHTDDDHAKCVCEIAPGPLEQAQGRRSGRRVVTLSALMSRGPVDIPGLVVVSSVGLGVSICSLIVFLAIEGLLWKMVAKTKLSHFRHTALVNISLFLLLANCVFLMSFLDLPEPFCLVSVLAKHFLYLAMFFWMLCLSIVLLHKIIFMFQPLRAQVFFILSAVTGYVCPLLTVAVAYVYYDILADGSDPSFSYHDPETCWLVYNGMWKGSLLTFVVPVGVITVTNLFSIVIVSVTLMRPAVSSEGKVDEKDTAKSVLRVIVILSPIFGVTWALGFGVFLLDVYDGTAWMLVNYAFTILNTLQGFFILVTGCVGETKVREEFVKRFKLFKYERTASVMSQSSSTSIQKK; from the exons ACTGCACGGGCCAAACAAGCGGGATGTTGTGCCGCTGTCATCTTGATCTGATGTGGAGTAACGACGTGTGTCAAGACCACCCAGACTGCTGCAATCAGCCGGACTGCCTGGCCCCCAATGTAGCTGACAAAGTACCTTTGTGTGTCCCCGAAACACCAG CTGAACTGAGGGGAAGCATTCGACTGTCCTCACCATGGACACTTGCAGAGTTGGAGAACAGA GTACAAGGCGTCTTTCAAAAGATGAGTGGATATAATAAATCTGTGGTGAAATTAAG CAATGACAAGATGACAGCTGCATTTAATGTGACACTCGTTGCCCCGTTTACGGTCACTCAACTTGCGGTCCCGATCGAGGAGCTAAAGGCCAACTTGACATCCACCATAACTGTGGAAGTGAAAG CACGGGCTACGATGACCATAGTTCGGAATCAGTCAGAGGAGACTGCCAAGTCAAGGGAGAAGAGAAGTCTGGAAGAGACGTGGGAGTCACACACCCTGAGCTGTGACATAGAGGACTCTTTGGACAGGTGTGACTGGTCTGTCCAGTCACACGGAGATGACGAGGACTTTGTTGTGGCAAATGGACAGCAGGCCAATCTCCAATGTAAACAGAACGGTTACCAGAGCACTACTGCCACTCTCGTCCTGACGAACCCTGACGACATATGGTCAG GGCGCTACACCTGTGCTTTTAGGGATGGGTCAATTTCATACACGGCCACTGGAGTCCTGGATCTACCACCGACACCTCACATCAACCTGGAGAGTGATCCTGACAATGTGGACTGCAGCTCTAGCACCAACAAACAGATCATCAGTATCAATTGTTCAGTTACACCTCACTCTGATCTCTATGAATTTCATTTCGAAGACCCTGAAAATGTCCTGGATGATAAGAACAATG TTCCAGTGTCCAACGACAGTTATGCCATTCTTAAGGGGTACGTTCTCTGCAAGAACGCAGGTGATGAATTTCATACCACTTGTAAGGTCACCTACAATAACACATCTGAATATACTAAAGAGCTCACCGTCCCCATCATAACCA GCAAGGATTCTTTTTGCGGTGCTGACGGTGAATGGCCAAAAACTGAGGTGGGTCTCAATGCCACTCGAGGCTGTGAACCAGGCAGAGTTGGCCAAAAGAATCGCACATGTGCAGGAAAGGATAAATGGGGGCCTGTGAGAAACTACTGTACGAGGGAGGACATAGCTACCTTGCAAAATGAAGCAGAG aACCTTGCCAAAGGATTTGGAGTCACGCCAGAGCGTGTTAGTGACATTTTTAATGATATGAAAAATGTCACTAATACTAACTGTTCTGCAACCTTGGGAGATGTAATAGATTTAATTAACACTCTGGATTTAATGGAGGACGTATCCACCAACTTTACGATAAACGATAACTCTGACATTCAG AATTATGTAGATTCATCCAGTAATATTCTGTCGTTGCATTGGAGTGACACAGCAGAAATTAATCAGACGTTGTCTGCAAAATTCCTGAAAGCTGTTGAGGGCTTGACGCAGAACATTGACGTGAACCAAAGCACGACTATGTTCAAAGCCACAAACCTAATTTTACAAGAGGGTTGCGAACATGAAGCCACCTGCTCTAGAAACCTCCTCGGCATGAAATTACAAACCTCATCATCACTGTTGAGGGCTCTGGCAGTTGAGAGACTCACAGCCTGGCTACCCACTGAGCCAaacagtgtaagcagtagcaatGCGATGGTAGTTGTTCTTGGAAACTGCACAACCAAGATGGAGGCCACAGTGACAATTGACTTTCCTCTGACACAAAAGAGGAAGCACAACCACAAAGTGATCTGTGTGCAGTGGCTGAGAGATGTCGGGAAGTGGGAGCCTAAGGGATGCgagtggacacacacagatgacgatCACGCCAAATGCGTGTGTGAAATCGCCCCAGGTCCATTGGAGCAGGCGCAGGGTCGAAGAAGCGGGCGCAGGGTCGTGACACTCTCAGCACTCATGTCTCGGGGTCCCGTCGACATACCCGGCCTCGTGGTCGTCAGCTCCGTCGGACTTGGCGTCTCGATCTGCTCCCTGATCGTCTTCTTGGCCATTGAGGGTCTCCTGTGGAAGATGGTTGCCAAGACGAAGCTCTCGCACTTCCGGCACACGGCGCTGGTCAACATCAGCCTCTTCCTGCTGCTGGCCAACTGCGTCTTCCTGATGAGCTTCTTGGACCTCCCCGAGCCCTTCTGCCTGGTCTCGGTGCTGGCCAAGCACTTCCTGTACCTGGCCATGTTCTTCTGGATGCTGTGCCTGAGCATCGTGCTGCTCCACAAGATCATCTTCATGTTCCAGCCGCTGAGGGCCCAGGTGTTCTTCATCCTCTCCGCCGTCACGGGCTACGTGTGCCCCCTGCTCACCGTGGCCGTCGCGTACGTGTATTACGACATCCTTGCCGATGGCTCGGACCCCTCCTTCTCCTACCACGACCCCGAGACTTGCTGGCTGGTGTACAACGGGATGTGGAAGGGCTCCCTCTTAACATTCGTGGTGCCCGTGGGCGTCATCACAGTGACGAACCTCTTCTCCATAGTGATCGTGAGTGTGACGCTGATGAGGCCTGCCGTCTCCTCAGAAGGCAAGGTGGACGAAAAGGACACGGCGAAGAGCGTGCTGAGGGTGATCGTGATCCTGAGCCCCATCTTCGGTGTGACCTGGGCGCTGGGGTTTGGCGTGTTTCTCCTGGACGTCTACGACGGGACCGCGTGGATGTTGGTCAACTATGCCTTCACCATCCTGAACACATTGCAG GGATTCTTCATCCTGGTAACTGGATGTGTAGGAGAGACGAAG GTCCGAGAAGAATTTGTGAAAAGATTCAAGCTGTTT AAATACGAGAGGACAGCGTCTGTGATGAGCCAGTCATCATCCACCTCCATTCAAAAGAAATGA